The window TATGGACGGCTCTGCGCACACGTCCTTACAGCAAGGTTCCTGCAATCGACAGCACCCCGGCTTCGATTTTTGTTGCCGCCATGGATACCAATCCTCTCTGTGCTAAAGCCGAATTGATTATCAAGGAAGAGGAACAAGCCTTCGCCAACGGCTTGAAAGTCCTGACGCGCCTGACTGACGGCTCTGTGTACGTTTGCCAGAAACCGAACGCGGTTCTGCCCAAGGTTGATGGAACGCGTACTGAGGAATTCGACGGTCCCCACCCTGCAGGACTCGCCGGAACTCACATCCACTTCCTTGATCCTGTCAACGAACATAAAATGGTCTGGACCATCAACTACCAGGATGTCATTGCATTCGGTAAGTTTTTTGTCACCGGCCAGTTGCCCCTTGACCGGGTTATTGCTCTGGGTGGTCCTGGCGTTAAAAGTCCCCGCCTGATTCGTACCCGCATGGGTGCCAGCCTTGACGAGCTGCTGGCAGGAGAACTGAATGCCGGCAACCAACGCGTTGTCTCCGGCTCGGTCCTGCACGGTACAACGGCTGAAGGCCCCCTGGCCTTTCTGGGGCGCTACCATCTGCAAGTTTCCGTACTTCCGGAAAAACGTGAGCGTGAGTTCCTCGCGTCACTGACTGCCGGTGGTGACCGCTTCTCACTGAAGCGCGTCTTCCTGTCCGCCTTTACCGGTGGCCCCTCTGCTCCGATGAATACCAGCCAGTACGGTCGCAAAGGTAATATCCTTTCGATTG of the Desulfuromonas acetoxidans DSM 684 genome contains:
- a CDS encoding Na(+)-translocating NADH-quinone reductase subunit A, translated to MIKINKGLDLPITGSPEQSISDGPAVKTVAVLGPDYVGMKPSMSVKVGDQVKLGQELFADKKTEGVIYTAPGCGKVVAVNRGYRRVLQSVVIELNGDDAETFASYKEEELAGLDREKVVTNLVKSGLWTALRTRPYSKVPAIDSTPASIFVAAMDTNPLCAKAELIIKEEEQAFANGLKVLTRLTDGSVYVCQKPNAVLPKVDGTRTEEFDGPHPAGLAGTHIHFLDPVNEHKMVWTINYQDVIAFGKFFVTGQLPLDRVIALGGPGVKSPRLIRTRMGASLDELLAGELNAGNQRVVSGSVLHGTTAEGPLAFLGRYHLQVSVLPEKREREFLASLTAGGDRFSLKRVFLSAFTGGPSAPMNTSQYGRKGNILSIGSFEKVMPLEILPNFLLRSLAAGDTDQAQLLGCLELDEEDLALCTYACSGKNDYGVMLREALTTIEKEG